The following DNA comes from Deltaproteobacteria bacterium.
GACCAGCCGCATCCGGACAAGAGCGGACTGTTCTTCTTCCTCAACACCAACAAGCGCGGCGTTGTGCTCGATGTCGCCACCGGCGATGGCCGCGACCGGCTGCTGCAGCTGCTGGCGCGCGCCGATGTGTTCATCGAAAACCACCGCCCGCAGCAGATGCGCGATTGGGGGCTCGATTACGCCAGCATCGCTCGCGTCAATCCCAACCTGGTGATGATCTCGATCACGCCGTTCGGCCGGTCCGGGCCGTACGCCGATTGGAACGGTTACGATCTGAACGCGTTCCACCTCTCCGCCGCCGGCAGCCGCTACTGCGGCCGGCCGGGCGAGCCGCCGTTGGAGCACGGTACGTTCTCGGCGGAATTCTTCGGCGCCTACGTTGCCACCACGTGGGGTTTGGCAGCGGTGCACGGGCGCGCGCAAACCGGCGGCCAACACCTCGACGTCTCGTGCGCCGAGGCCATCGCGGCCTTGTTCGTCGGCGCGCAGAGCATTGGCGGCTACGCCCAGGACGGCAAGTTCGAACGGCGCACGGGCGTGGGCATGCCGCTCGGCGCCCCCGCCACCATCCTGCCGTGCCGCGACGGCTACGTCTGGATGATCGCCCTCGAGCCGGGGCAGTGGAACGGACTGTGCGCGGCGATGGGCAATCCGGAGTGGGCGGCGCTGGATATGTTCCAAGACATGTTCGTGCGCGCCCAGAACGCCGACATGATCTACCCGCTGATCGAGGAGTGGACCCGCGAGCACAGCAAGCAGGAGATCATGGACCTCTGCCAGGCCAACGGCTGCCCGACGACCGCACTGTTCACCATCGGCGAGGTCGCCGAGCATCCACACTTGCGTGAACGACAATACTTCGTCGAGGTCGCGCATCCCGTGCTCGGCAGCGTGCGCACGATGGGAGCACCGATTCGATTGCCGGCGAGTCCGGGCGGGCCGCGTGTTCCCGCACCGCTGCTGGGGCAGCACAACGCGGAGGTGTTCGCCGCGCTTGGCACGCCGGCTCTCACCCTGACCCTTTCCCCGGGGGAGAGGGAACCTAAGGTTGCGCCGCCAGCTAAACTTGCCGGTCCGCTGGCCGGTGTCCGCGTGGCCAACTTCGGCTGGGGTTGGCTCGGGCCGGTGGTGGGACAGACGCTGAATTTTCTCGGCGCCGAGGTTTACAAGATCGAGTCACGCGCCCGCATCGACATCAACCGCACGCTGCCGCCGTTCGGCGG
Coding sequences within:
- a CDS encoding CoA transferase, which encodes MADGALSGITVVELGQGVSAPFCAKLFADYGADVIKVELPEGDLARRWGPFPNDQPHPDKSGLFFFLNTNKRGVVLDVATGDGRDRLLQLLARADVFIENHRPQQMRDWGLDYASIARVNPNLVMISITPFGRSGPYADWNGYDLNAFHLSAAGSRYCGRPGEPPLEHGTFSAEFFGAYVATTWGLAAVHGRAQTGGQHLDVSCAEAIAALFVGAQSIGGYAQDGKFERRTGVGMPLGAPATILPCRDGYVWMIALEPGQWNGLCAAMGNPEWAALDMFQDMFVRAQNADMIYPLIEEWTREHSKQEIMDLCQANGCPTTALFTIGEVAEHPHLRERQYFVEVAHPVLGSVRTMGAPIRLPASPGGPRVPAPLLGQHNAEVFAALGTPALTLTLSPGEREPKVAPPAKLAGPLAGVRVANFGWGWLGPVVGQTLNFLGAEVYKIESRARIDINRTLPPFGGGVRDPDRSLQNHAGWAGNGSVTIDLKKPAGQELARQLVTHCDVAIENFGPGVMNKLHLGYDFLRAARPDVVMVSMPAAGLFGPLKDIRTYGMSLSSITGLDSLTGYLGGPPIPVENAFADPLGGIIGALAVVLGLSYRDRTGMGQHVDFSQQEGILQLVAPAFMDYVMNGRVAGPIGNRHPLAVAAPHGVFRCAGNDRWISIAVLTDDEWRGLVRAMGNPAWAGAFADAGSRVAKLEALHEQLSAWTRQFDDYELARRLQEHGVAAAPILNVADLLNDPHYRARRTFIAVQHPLGFSETIYGAYVKTSGFTPDIRPGPMIGQDNEHVFKSLMQIGDERYQRLVEERVVF